The following nucleotide sequence is from Aspergillus luchuensis IFO 4308 DNA, chromosome 1, nearly complete sequence.
TCACGCATGCAGCACCGTTccattctccttcctcacaAAGTCCAAGAACACGTCCAATTCCGGACTCGAGGCTCCATCCACCACAAACACCGCGGGCTTTCCGAAGGGAGCCGGCACCTGTGCCGTCTGTCCTCCACGGTAGGTCTGGCCACTCCACACATGGGTGTACGTGCGGTTGGCACCGTGACCGGGGAAGTACACCTCCACAAACTTATGGCCCTCATCGAGCACCGGTGCCACGTATAGATCCCgtccgaggaagaagctctCGTAGCTGATTTGCCGGGCGCGGAGATCCTCGGGGTGGTACAACACCGGCAAACGCAGCAACGGCCATCCGCGACGCTGGCTCTCCGTGTTGAGAATGCGGCGACGGTACGGACCCAAACTGCGGAACATCCGGGCGTTGTAGGCGAAGTACGAATACGTGGTGGCGTTGCTGTAGAACTGAGCATTTACGCTAGGCACGTTGCCCTCGTGCGACCGGAACACGGCGCTCGACACGGCGCCCAGTTCACCCCAGCGGCCCAGAAGCTCAGCCGACCGTGGGATGGCTCCGGAGgagttgctggtggtgggaggcTCGAAGACGGTCGTGTAGCCGCCAATATCACTGTGACTGTGGGCATATCCGGAGATGCCCATCTGGCCCTGAATCGTCACCACCGACTTGATGCCGTCGTTGGGGGTCCAAAGTGTGGcttggtcacccacccagaACAGGTTCATGTGCCGGTTGGCGCCCATAGAGGCAGAGCGGTGGAAGGTGACCATCTCATGGAACAGAGGCATCTCAGCGGCCACAGAGCGCTGGTAGGCCGCCCAGTCGCGCGGATACTGGTTGTGGTAGAAGAAGGCGCTGGTGGAAATGTTGGCCAGCGAGGTATCCGCAGTGATGGGGGTGTACTCGCCAAAGTCCCACATGCAGCCGGAAATGTTGGCACTCCAGACCTGTGTGCGGAGGACATCGGCGAACCACGCGCGAGTTTCCTCGTTGGTGAGGTCCAGGATACCGGCGTCGATGCCCTTGCCGCTGGAGATGATCGCCgtggagttggtggtggtgttctgCACCATGTAGCGGTGCTTGCTAGCCTCCTGGAAGAGATTGCGGCGATAGCCATCTGACTTGCTGCTGACGTTGGCCAGGAAAGGGTTCACGTAGGCAAGGGTGCGTACACCGTGCTGTTCGCGTAGAGTCTGGACGAACTCGGCCCATGTGGGATACAGCGAAGTGTCGGACTCCCAATTCCACCACAAACGCGAGATGTTCATGTTTCCATAGGGGGCTGACTGCAGATGCGTGCCTGACCTACCGTCCGTTAGTAATGATGAGCGCAGAAAAGCCAGTGGGTCACTCACCAATCTTGCAACCACACACCAGCGATCGGGCAGTCGTGTTCAAAGCCCTGCTTCACAATGCGATTGACTTTCTCCTGTCCACCTTGAATGCCCAAAAGTGCGCCGTGATCCACCCATTCCGGAAGAGCCGGCATGCGACCGGTGTACTCGGTGAGCATGGTGATGGCGTCCAGCATGTTATCAGCCTGCATCAGATGACCATGCATCGAGAGACTATCGTAACGCACCGTGACGGCATCCGGCTGCTGGAAGTCGAAGACAGCATAGGCCGTATCATTTTCGTCGAGGTAGAAGACGCGACCGTCAGAGCTGACATACTGAGGGATGGCAGTGTAGGTGGTGTACTGGTCGCCGCCGCTGAAGAAACCTTGCGAGTCCTCAATGGCCGTGTACGGCTGGTCACCACGTCCGACACCCTGCTcgcgggagaagatggggatcGACTGATTCTTCATGGAAGCGAAGGACGCCTGCGCACCGAGACCGTAAAAGTCCTCCCGCGCGTGCGATGCGAACGTGAGATAGAGACGTTCGACGGGGACACTGGCATTCGCATCCAAGTCAACGGTGGCTTCAAAGGCAACGCGATCTGAAAGGGTCGTAGGAACCCAAAAGTTCATGGCATAGGCAAtgtcctccccaccacagTCCAGGAGATAACCGCGTACAGCGACCTGGTTCTTCACACTGTCGCGACGAGGGATACCCGCCAGCTGGGTGATATTCTGGCCTTGGCATCGGGCCTGGGCCACgttggtgatgttgaagtTGCCGCTATCCTCGACAATCTGGTCCTTCCCGGCGCTGGCACTGAGGAACGGCTGACCGGGGAGGGTTGAGAAGATGGTCTGGTTAtcttgatggatggagatCTGATGTTGGCTTGCCTGGTAGGACAGCTCCAGTCCACTGCCCAGGGGCCAGGTTGACCGGGCCTGCCCCAATGGGGGCATGGCAGCCAGCATTGCCAGGGCTCCCAGATAGGTCAACGGCATCTTGGGCGAGAGACTTGATCCTGTCGTGATGCTAATATCCCGGGCTCCAGTCCGGCTTTATAGCTAGGCTTCCCCACCGCGTCTGGATCAGTAGATGTCCTCATTGCCATTGGGAGCCTCCACCTGGCTGGAGTGACGGGGACTATACATGAGTCGCTTGCTCGTGAAAGACTCCCATCTAGGACAGACAaaggttgatggtggtgcagGACTCGGCTCAGTTGCCCTGTGAGAAAGAAATGAAGGACCATgtagaagcaaaagaaaacccTACGAGCGGACATTTCCCGACTCTGGGGCAGGCAGTGGACCCTTCGGCAAAGCTGGCCGAAATGCGTGAAGGGCATTCGATTGTGTTTAGTCACGGATGGAGGCATCGGAAGCCACGAGAACCAGCATGCCGATTCTTACCCGAAAGAGTCGAGTGTCCACTATCTGGGGAATCCGGAGAGTCTCCAGACGCCAATGATGCTCGTTCAACGACCGCTCTCTTCCCCACAAAGCCGGTTGGGGGAGTTGATCAACTCGGCTAATGAAGTCATGTTTCCTGAATTTCAAGCAGAGTCCTATTGATGTCTCTTCTGCCGACCGTGTTAGTTCTATGAACTAATCGGTACCGGCCAATCATTTTATCCCCCTAAAGTGACCTGGTCAGGCCATGGGCTcgagcttctgctgctgcaggatgagcCTAACGAGTCACATACTTGTCGGACGACGATGTAACTATGGTCAAACAACCACACGATGTTTTAATAGTCGATGGCCTGTCTCCACAACTGAAAAATTTTCATTTGAATCTTTCTGGATCGTCGCACAATTCTCACGGCCCTTTTCCAACAACGGCAATCTACAGGAGCTGCCTATAGCCTGTCGAAAACCCCAAGAGTACCCGTTTTTAGCTGCAGAGCTAATGGGAAGGTGATCCTCTGGGCTCCTATGTCGGTTCCGACCGTCCAGTCTCATCCGGGTCATATGGCTTGAAACCAATCTATACCTGGGCCATCGCCCTATTTGTCGAAGTATTGTCTTGCATTCACCCTGTGCCAATCGTCGGTCAGCCGATTGACCTCGTATCCTGTCCGCCCATGGTCATTCGTCCTGGTTTATATGCCGTAGCTGCGGTTATCTCCCCATCTGTACCAACGGTGATGGCTCAGGTAGGCTGTCTACTgcggtggaagaagtgggTTTGTTGGCCAAGAGGCACGTCCCTTCTAACATCCTATTCAAAAGGGATTTAGGACTTGGATTATCTTTCCTATTCTCGCGTCACACTGCCAGTATGATCGTGATGGAGTTCAGCTTCACCTGGCCATATTACCAGTAGTCAGTATACGTTTCCTTGGTCTTGTCTGAGAAGATCCACGGTAAGGCAGCCTGCTGCATAGCCCAAGTTAGTGCTAAAAATAAATTGTGCTTATACCTTGACAATGAACTGATTGTATTTTTAGAAGTCAGTGGTCGGAGGCTCGAGGGGATTAAGATTTACTTCGCCCACCCCCGACCGCGGGGAAATGGCggagggtgatgatgcaggGTTTCATGTTTCCCGACCCTCAACATAATCACAAGATCAGGcaccccatcatcatgcgaTAGTGTGTGTTTCTAGCCTGCAGTTGGCAGTGCAGCGGAAGTACGGCTGGGCATGAATTCTACTCTGTACGAGAGCCTCCTCGTATAGACATCTTTGGCCTTGGGGTCGATGATGTCAGTATCATCAGTATCCAGGTACTCCAGAGTATGAACTACAGGATAAAACCCTTTCTCCGAAGGAGGCATAAGCCCCGTCCTTTCTTAGTTTGGGTGGCGAGCAATCCAAACGGGAAGATACGAGGGCAAGTTGGGAGATTGATTGGCGGAACCATTCAATGCCTCTTGCGGAGGGTTCAGCCGCTTCCAGCAGTATCTCAAAGTAGCACTCATTGACGTTACCAGAGCCTGGATAATCCGTAGTTGATCATTTTCCCATCGATATCCAGCTCCTGCATGCCTAACGTTGACACTGTCTACGTTTCAGACACCAAAACTCCCCACTGCCTGAGAAAAATGTCCTCTCTATCTTATACCCGCGATAATGAGCACCGTGGACGACCTACGATTGACTTACAGATTCTTCGTGTTGTCGTGATAGCGAGGATGGGATATGCGCAACATTATGTGGACAACGCCTAATTGTACGACTACCACTACCCATGGATCCCCTCGGGGCGATGCGAGAGTCCCCGGATTCAGCCGGTGGTCATGCCGGTCACGATCTCGTGAGTTAGACATCTTCATTGCTGTGCCTCGACGGAATTATGGTACGTCTCCAGCCAGCTCCAAGTCACCACACTGACCAACTCCCATAGTACTAACTTTGACTGCCCTCTCCGGATCATCAAAATGACTGGAACAGGCTAGATTCCATGAATAGCAGCGTCATGATCCTGTCAACATTCAGCCCGAATAGGTCAGTGTAGGTAGATAAGGTGTCGCCTGATGAACAGCTTCCACGGTTTCAGTCCGATGAGGTAATTGCATTCCTCGTATAGAGCAAAAGTGGTACACGGGGATGCCGTAGATCATGAGAATCTGTTCAGTGCCTATACAGTTAAGGTGCTGGACTTGTTCGATTTTCTGTCTATAAAACGCCCGACGAGTCTCATCTATCGATGACTCTCGAGCAGCTCAAAGCAAGTGATTTATATTGCAGacgtactactaccactccACTGGACCCTCACTAGACTACCTCCTTTCAATATGAAGTTCACTCTGCTTCCTGCCCTTCTTTCGACCTCTGTCCTTGGGCTCAACATCGGTCGAGCGCAAGCTACTGCCCAAGTCACCTTTGTCGGCGCAGCTGGTGCCCAATTCACCCAAGACTTCCCCACTGATGGGTCCAATGTCAAGATAAGTATGTTCCACGCACACGACTCGTTATGTATCCCGGCTAATCTCACTAGCCAACCCCCTCAGTATCTCACACATATCTTGCAGCACCCAGGGTGCTGTATGTACCTTTGATGGCATTGATCACAGCGTGACTACTGTGACCGGCGTAGGTCAGGTTGACGTCGGTCCTCCGCAGACCCAGGTTCAGGGGTCTTGCCGGTTCGGATCTGGATCGATCCCCAGCAATCCCGGTCAAACACAGCCCACTGGAGGTCAGGTGCTCATCACCTTCGTCGGTGCTGCAAACGCCCAGTTCCAGCAGCAGTTCCCAACCAACGGTGTCAGCACCAAAATCAGTACGTATCAGACAAAGTAGATTGTTCGGGAATGCTAACCGAGGAACTCAGGCAATCCCCTAAGCATCTCCCACATCTCGTCCACCACGGGTGGCGTCAAGTGCACCTTTAACGGCATTGACAACAGCGTTACTACCATCAATGGTGCCCAGACGGTCGATGTTGGTCCTCCGCAGACCCAAATCTCCGGCACATGTCATGCTGCTTGAGGTCATTGCAAGTCATTGTCTCCGTGCCTCTTCGGAGACTGATGTGAATGTAGGAGCGGTGTGTGTTTGCCAGGGCATGCTTACATTACTTCTGACTAAATAGTATTCTGTAATCGGATTTCAGTTACTTGCTCTTACAGGAATTCCGGTCGTTGTTAGCAGTAATTGGATTGTTTAAGCAAGTAATTCCTGCATGTATTGTATTGTTTCTGGGCTTGAGGACGTCCAAGACTTAACTGGGATGATAGTACACCTGTACAATGCCTTTCCAATTTAAGTGCTCAGCATCACAACTGGAATATACATCataaatcaaaataaaagTCATACTCCGCGTTAGCGGCCTAGATTTTCAAATAAAAGGTCCGCTATTGCCTTACTGAATCTAAGAAATGCAGCACCTGCGCCTCGTCTGCTTTTTCGAGCATCCTCTACGCTGTAACTTATGTTTATCTACGGCTTATGGAAGATTAATCAAAAGAATGACTCATATTCAACTGGGGCCCCGCAAAGTAATACTAGAAATCAAAGCTATCTACATAACCATCCTCCGCTACCTCATATATCGCACTCAAACGCTGTGccgatcacatcatcactTGAGATAATCACCGTATTCTGCCACGGTTCCAGTAAGATGACAGGCCTCGTGTGCGCGTTTACTCGTAGGTGATGGTAACCTCGGAGGCGCTGTCGATGGTAACATCAGTGACCACCTTGCCATTCTCCTCGATCTCGATGATGGTAGCATCCGTCAGGCCAACGCTCTGGCCTCCCGCAGCCTTGGCAACAGCACCAGTGAAGGTGACGGTGCCAAAGTCCACCAAGTCGACGAGCGAACCATTTTCCTCGAAGTCTAAGATCACATTAGCGTTTTATAAAGTCGGAAGAGGAATGCACGGCTCATATTACCTTCCACAATCCACTCTGCGTTTTGTCCTCCAaggctggagctggatgacaGCTCCTTGGTGACCTTCTGGCCGGTGCTCTTGTTCTCAATGATAGCAATACCAGTGGTCGAGGTGTAGGACTCGACAATGGCAACAATCTCATCACCGGCAGAGATGTCGATGCCGCTGAAGTCGTAGGCGTAGTCCGGGTACCACTCATACCAGGCATCGAATGAGGCCTCTCCATCGGTCACGGTGAAGTCAACACCAGTCTGGAGGATGGCGTTTCCATAGGTATCTCCGTCGATACCAACCCAAGCAGATGCAGCCTGACTGCCTCCAGAGTTGCCAGTAGGCTCAGGAACAGTGAAGGTGCCGGTCACCGCAGTGTAGGTCGCCGCGGCAGAAGGAGGCTCCACCAGCACTGCACCGGACCAGTTGGAGCTGTACTCGACGTTGGTCTGGTTCTTGGTCGAGGCAGGTCTGGCGACTGCCTGGAGGGGTCGGGAACCCTTGCCGGTACCGCGAGCCTTGAGGCGAGCCCCGAGGCCACGCTCGGGAGCCGCGACAGCAACGCTGGCGAGGATGGCAGTAGCAATTGCAGCGGTGAACTTCATCTTGATGAGTCGGTATGTAGTGAAACTGGGAGAAGAGGTGTTTTTGCGTTGGAAGAATGAGCTTTGATGTCTTGAAGAACGTTGTGGtgcgatgaagatgagttGAGAAGAACAGCAGATTTATCCTGATATTTATACGATGGATCTTGGCTCAGTATCGTTCAGGTCAACACTTTTCACTAATGGCATCATTCTTCCTCATACCATCCTAGAGGCAACGCCACGAACACTTTGCGACGATACCACAGCGAACTGCCTGCAGAAAGTGGCGACATCCCGACTGTCCATATTGAGATGCATCGGAGTCCGGTGGTGGGATCAAGTCACCCTAGTAAATTCAGGAGTTTAAATAGCGCCCGCTGTTGGTTATGTGTCTAGGAAGATTCCAGCAGTAGCACGTCTTACGCGACGCAAATTGCAAGTCAAATCACGTTAATCACAATCACCTTACACTAGAAAATCTTCAACCCGTCCATCAGTGTTTGATATCTAGCTACATAGTGTAATAGAATTTGTATAAGCGATCTAAACTTAGTGGTTGGCATTGGTAATGGACACACTGATCCCTAGAGAGAGATTCGGCCTACCGATGAACAAGCTATACACAGGGCATCGTTCGCATCCAGGCACCACCGCTAAGGATGCCAAGAAATTTTTTAGGACAGCCATGTAAGCCCGGTTAATTTATTTTGCTCGGCATTGAAGCAGACGATATCGGCATGACGGCCCGTCACCTCCGCGCAGGGCATTTGAGATTCAGGTCAGGCTAAGTTTGCGTCATTTTGGTTCGGATTACCTGACTTCTCTGCAGAACCCTTGGGCTAACTGCCCCCGGAGAAGGTACTGCTCCTGTTAAGTCCAAGTCTTTCAGTAGTTGATGTGTGGTAATCCCTTTCCTTGATAAGACTACAGAATGATGGTTTGCGTTATCTACTACAGTCAAGAGTCCCTTAGGGTTTGCTGCTTTTTGAGTGTGGTGAATTACACGACGGCACGGCCGGGTTGCATCATATATCCTAATATCCGAACCATGTGTGCCTTCAGGACTGTCCCATTTTACCTGCTTGCTTatgtctctttcttttcagtTGTTGTGGAAAGGAGTAGAGGAAATCATACTGGACTCCCTGGTCCAGCGACCGGCTTGGCCCGCCCTAGGCACCACTAAGGGTGGATTCAGGACGATTAGGCGCACAGCCAGTACTACAATTCATTCTGGACTGGGACTGGAGTATTAAACTACTGCTATATATCAAGGTTCCGTAACTATCAGGATTATCGGTACTTGCGGTGGCTTCAGCTATCGATGTAAGAAGGTGTACTAGGACACGGAATTACTCTAGTACGAGTACAACAAAGATATATTTCGATGATACGCGCATTAGATTGGAGAATCCAGGCGAAAAACTTCATAAGTCAACCACCATGGTAGACGgaacacaaaaaaaaagagttCCTAGTACTCCTGCACCCGTAGTATTCACAACCTAAACAGCCGGAGGATGGTGGGCGAAGTATATACACCTAGGGAGATTCTGCATTGGACGACTCGACGATAGCCCCTGTTTTGGTAGTAGTATCCGGAACAGACCGACAGGACCCACGCCCCGAGACATTCCTACCACTCATAGATCATGTCACGTAAGGAGGGGTTCCGGCTGGGTGGGGAAGATGGCTTGCTCGCCTCGTCGACAACGcattgtgattgattgatttgattgattcgCTTTTCGAACCCCGCCGTTAAAGTGTGCCGCCATTTCCGCTTCGGACTCGGCGGTCAGAAAGTTGAACTACAGTGTCGTCGAAGTCAATAATCTTCACAGCCCACTGCTGCCAGAATGCCCACCCAGGATGACGAAAACAGCAATGCCCCTCTCCTGGGAGGAAATGGTGCGTATGGGAGTACTGCAGGCCCTGCATCTAGCCTAGCGGCCCATGCCTCATTTCGGCGGAACTTGGGTACGTCCGAGGCgttcagcatcatcatcaatatcgTAATCGGAAGCGGGATATTTACCTCTCTTGGCGCCATTGACACCAATGTCCCCTCCCCAGGTGCAGCCCTAGTCGTTTGGTTCGTGGGGGGCATCTTGGCTTGAACAGGTGCTGCAACTATGGCTGAGCTCGGGGCGGCGATTCCGGGTGAAGGTCAGTACAGACCCGCTGTCTGAGAACCCCTTCACCGGCTGACTCCTTTCACCCCAGGTGGTGTTCAACCGTACCTTCAGTACATCTACGGCGAGGCCTTTGGATTCCTTGCCGCGTGGATATGGGTCATTGCGGTAGTGCCGGCCTCATTGGCAATTTTAAATATTGTGTTCGTGGAAAGTATCTACTCTGCGACCGGGGTAACCGATCAACCCGACAGGTTGGCACATGCGCTTCTAGCCTCTCAGGTGTTGCTCGTCATTAGCATGGCAATCTCGGTCAGTACCCAGTTTAGTACGCGGGTGAATACATTCTTTCTCACCACAAAGTTCGCTGCGATCGCAGTCACTGTGGTTGCGGGACTGGGGGTCGTCTACTATCACCTTGCTGGCTGGGATAGAGACAATGCACGCGAGCCACAGGACTGGTTGACGAGAGCCTGGTTTGTTGCACGCAACACCGTTGGCTTagatgggagggagatagAGTGGCAGAAGTTACATGGGTGGGAACCTCTCGGTCATTATTCCGCCGCACTAAATGGTGTACTGTCGGCATACTCTGGATGGGATAAGGTATGAGGTAGTGAAAGAGCTGCTAGACCAATCCCCGAAGTATGTTTTGATGATGGCTAATCCATCTCCAGGCAATCTATGTCCGTGCCGAACTTTCTGCTCCGGCCCGTCAGTTGCCTTTAGCCATCAATACCGCCGTtcccatcatcgtcctcagTTTCATCGCACTGAATATTGCCTATTACATCCTGCTACCTTGGAGAGTAGTGTCCAAAACTGATAGTGTAGCAGTGGTATGAGATTTCCTCATGAGTATCACTGACCATGGAAGTGACTATCGCAGGCTAACATTACGCCGCAGACTTCGTTCAGCCA
It contains:
- a CDS encoding uncharacterized protein (COG:E;~EggNog:ENOG410PHU6;~TransMembrane:1 (i45-65o)) is translated as MPTQDDENSNAPLLGGNGAYGSTAGPASSLAAHASFRRNLGTSEAFSIIINIVIGSGIFTSLGAIDTNVPSPGAALVVWFVGGILA
- a CDS encoding uncharacterized protein (COG:E;~EggNog:ENOG410PHU6;~InterPro:IPR002293;~PFAM:PF00324,PF13520;~TransMembrane:8 (o31-55i67-91o103-121i201-224o244-266i305-323o329-346i366-399o);~go_component: GO:0016020 - membrane [Evidence IEA];~go_function: GO:0022857 - transmembrane transporter activity [Evidence IEA];~go_process: GO:0055085 - transmembrane transport [Evidence IEA]) is translated as MAELGAAIPGEGGVQPYLQYIYGEAFGFLAAWIWVIAVVPASLAILNIVFVESIYSATGVTDQPDRLAHALLASQVLLVISMAISVSTQFSTRVNTFFLTTKFAAIAVTVVAGLGVVYYHLAGWDRDNAREPQDWLTRAWFVARNTVGLDGREIEWQKLHGWEPLGHYSAALNGVLSAYSGWDKAIYVRAELSAPARQLPLAINTAVPIIVLSFIALNIAYYILLPWRVVSKTDSVAVTSFSHLLGPTFGAIAAGLISLVEAGSLLGSSFVAGRIVVVAANSNRLPAFLARVGSVSGQSTSTADAPINAILFSTACSIVYISFGNSRVLATFSSLSAYILFLPDNGRRYHLRVREPELLRPYKPMVCVPVVFALISRCVVACGAVFAPVHAVMLIGLWLVGLGLYKCEEAMDREGRGGE
- a CDS encoding uncharacterized protein (COG:S;~EggNog:ENOG410PZQA;~SECRETED:SignalP(1-16)), whose protein sequence is MKFTLLPALLSTSVLGLNIGRAQATAQVTFVGAAGAQFTQDFPTDGSNVKITNPLSISHISCSTQGAVCTFDGIDHSVTTVTGVGQVDVGPPQTQVQGSCRFGSGSIPSNPGQTQPTGGQVLITFVGAANAQFQQQFPTNGVSTKISNPLSISHISSTTGGVKCTFNGIDNSVTTINGAQTVDVGPPQTQISGTCHAA
- a CDS encoding A4/G1 family peptidase (COG:S;~EggNog:ENOG410PNSB;~InterPro:IPR038656,IPR000250,IPR013320;~MEROPS:MER0003426;~PFAM:PF01828;~SECRETED:SignalP(1-18);~go_function: GO:0004190 - aspartic-type endopeptidase activity [Evidence IEA];~go_process: GO:0006508 - proteolysis [Evidence IEA]), translating into MKFTAAIATAILASVAVAAPERGLGARLKARGTGKGSRPLQAVARPASTKNQTNVEYSSNWSGAVLVEPPSAAATYTAVTGTFTVPEPTGNSGGSQAASAWVGIDGDTYGNAILQTGVDFTVTDGEASFDAWYEWYPDYAYDFSGIDISAGDEIVAIVESYTSTTGIAIIENKSTGQKVTKELSSSSSLGGQNAEWIVEDFEENGSLVDLVDFGTVTFTGAVAKAAGGQSVGLTDATIIEIEENGKVVTDVTIDSASEVTITYE
- a CDS encoding uncharacterized protein (CAZy:GH31;~COG:G;~EggNog:ENOG410Q21M;~InterPro:IPR017853,IPR011013,IPR000322,IPR013780;~PFAM:PF01055;~SECRETED:SignalP(1-21);~go_function: GO:0003824 - catalytic activity [Evidence IEA];~go_function: GO:0004553 - hydrolase activity, hydrolyzing O-glycosyl compounds [Evidence IEA];~go_function: GO:0030246 - carbohydrate binding [Evidence IEA];~go_process: GO:0005975 - carbohydrate metabolic process [Evidence IEA]), with translation MPLTYLGALAMLAAMPPLGQARSTWPLGSGLELSYQASQHQISIHQDNQTIFSTLPGQPFLSASAGKDQIVEDSGNFNITNVAQARCQGQNITQLAGIPRRDSVKNQVAVRGYLLDCGGEDIAYAMNFWVPTTLSDRVAFEATVDLDANASVPVERLYLTFASHAREDFYGLGAQASFASMKNQSIPIFSREQGVGRGDQPYTAIEDSQGFFSGGDQYTTYTAIPQYVSSDGRVFYLDENDTAYAVFDFQQPDAVTVRYDSLSMHGHLMQADNMLDAITMLTEYTGRMPALPEWVDHGALLGIQGGQEKVNRIVKQGFEHDCPIAGVWLQDWSGTHLQSAPYGNMNISRLWWNWESDTSLYPTWAEFVQTLREQHGVRTLAYVNPFLANVSSKSDGYRRNLFQEASKHRYMVQNTTTNSTAIISSGKGIDAGILDLTNEETRAWFADVLRTQVWSANISGCMWDFGEYTPITADTSLANISTSAFFYHNQYPRDWAAYQRSVAAEMPLFHEMVTFHRSASMGANRHMNLFWVGDQATLWTPNDGIKSVVTIQGQMGISGYAHSHSDIGGYTTVFEPPTTSNSSGAIPRSAELLGRWGELGAVSSAVFRSHEGNVPSVNAQFYSNATTYSYFAYNARMFRSLGPYRRRILNTESQRRGWPLLRLPVLYHPEDLRARQISYESFFLGRDLYVAPVLDEGHKFVEVYFPGHGANRTYTHVWSGQTYRGGQTAQVPAPFGKPAVFVVDGASSPELDVFLDFVRKENGTVLHA